From the Candidatus Sericytochromatia bacterium genome, one window contains:
- a CDS encoding S8 family peptidase, with product MARLLPLFLMGACLSACGHPALSTPPRGSNAQVQAHGVPGKVLVGWRKPALAERVLSRLQARRQASSEQAEAERGLLPVDLVELPTTLSPEDFAREAGEAAAWVEPERIWRLPPVSPEPGVSEFPGGEALPSKRFSARQAWLEQVKAPAAWRISRGRAEVRIAVVDTGIDETHPALRGQIAGTWRASGTLAKFGLGSARDDNGHGTHCAGIAVANGTDGAATGVAPGCRVLAIKALDRHGAGSTSDIVRGIRWALAHEAKVLSLSVGGVEQSQALTAAVSDALRAGVVVVAAMGNEGKEVKNFPAALAGVIAVGAVNHADQPASFSTRGSWISVCAPGVGIWSTSPTYPVTLGRENSHFRLGEGKLSGTSMATPMVAGLAALMLSANPNLSPAQVKVSIERHAHGLGAGFSPRTGYGRVDLSASLAAVRKD from the coding sequence ATGGCTCGGCTCTTGCCACTGTTCCTGATGGGCGCCTGTTTGTCGGCGTGCGGGCATCCCGCTCTCTCGACGCCTCCCAGGGGCTCGAACGCGCAGGTGCAGGCCCACGGCGTTCCCGGCAAGGTGCTCGTGGGTTGGAGGAAACCGGCGCTTGCCGAACGCGTTCTCAGCCGGTTGCAAGCGAGGCGGCAAGCCTCCAGCGAGCAGGCTGAAGCGGAGCGGGGCCTCCTTCCAGTCGACCTGGTTGAATTGCCCACCACCCTCTCCCCGGAGGACTTTGCGCGGGAAGCCGGGGAGGCGGCGGCTTGGGTGGAGCCCGAGCGCATCTGGCGACTCCCGCCCGTCTCCCCTGAGCCAGGAGTGTCCGAATTCCCCGGTGGCGAGGCGCTGCCGAGCAAACGCTTTTCGGCAAGGCAAGCCTGGCTGGAACAGGTCAAAGCGCCGGCAGCGTGGCGGATCAGCCGCGGTCGTGCCGAGGTCCGCATCGCCGTGGTCGACACCGGAATCGATGAGACGCACCCCGCCCTGAGAGGCCAAATCGCGGGAACCTGGCGCGCCTCCGGCACACTGGCCAAATTCGGTCTGGGCAGCGCGCGTGACGACAATGGACACGGCACCCACTGCGCCGGAATCGCGGTGGCCAATGGCACCGATGGGGCTGCGACCGGCGTGGCACCTGGCTGTCGCGTGCTGGCGATCAAAGCGCTGGACCGGCACGGGGCCGGTTCGACCTCGGATATCGTACGCGGCATCCGATGGGCGCTGGCCCACGAGGCCAAGGTTCTCAGCCTGAGCGTGGGCGGGGTGGAGCAAAGCCAGGCCCTGACGGCGGCCGTTTCCGATGCGCTCAGGGCCGGGGTGGTCGTCGTGGCGGCGATGGGAAATGAAGGCAAGGAGGTCAAAAACTTTCCTGCCGCTCTCGCCGGCGTGATCGCCGTGGGAGCCGTGAACCACGCTGACCAACCGGCCAGCTTTTCGACGAGGGGAAGCTGGATCTCGGTCTGCGCGCCTGGCGTAGGGATCTGGTCCACGTCCCCCACCTATCCCGTCACCTTGGGGCGAGAAAATTCCCACTTTCGCCTCGGAGAGGGCAAGCTATCGGGCACCTCCATGGCCACGCCGATGGTGGCAGGTTTGGCGGCTCTCATGCTGAGCGCCAATCCAAACCTCTCCCCCGCCCAAGTCAAAGTCTCCATTGAACGTCACGCGCATGGCTTGGGAGCTGGATTCAGTCCGCGCACCGGTTACGGCCGGGTCGACCTGAGTGCGAGCCTGGCGGCTGTGCGGAAGGATTGA
- the hpt gene encoding hypoxanthine phosphoribosyltransferase — protein sequence MHDQIEQVLLSETQIAERVSALGAQISQDYAETPNLLLVGVLRGVAVFFGDMMRAISLPVDIDFMSISSYGASTRSSGVVRILKDLDENITGRHVLILEDIIDTGLTLSYLVRLLHERRPASLEICTLLDKPSRRLIEVPVRYAGFTIPDQFVVGYGLDYDQRFRNLPYVGVLKPEVYTKG from the coding sequence ATGCACGATCAGATCGAACAGGTCCTGCTCTCTGAAACGCAAATCGCCGAACGGGTGAGCGCCCTGGGTGCGCAGATCTCACAGGATTACGCAGAGACGCCGAACCTTCTTCTGGTGGGCGTTTTGCGGGGGGTGGCGGTTTTCTTTGGGGACATGATGCGGGCCATCTCTCTGCCGGTCGACATTGATTTCATGTCAATTTCGAGCTACGGCGCGAGCACGCGCTCAAGCGGCGTGGTGCGAATTCTGAAAGACCTCGACGAAAACATCACGGGCCGTCACGTGCTGATCCTCGAAGACATCATCGACACCGGCTTGACCCTCAGTTACCTGGTCCGGTTGCTGCACGAGCGGCGCCCCGCCAGCCTGGAAATCTGCACCTTGCTGGACAAACCATCGCGTCGCCTGATCGAAGTGCCTGTCAGATATGCCGGTTTTACCATTCCAGACCAGTTCGTGGTCGGCTACGGCTTGGATTACGATCAACGCTTTCGCAACCTCCCTTACGTGGGGGTTCTGAAACCCGAGGTTTACACCAAGGGCTAA
- the rimP gene encoding ribosome maturation factor RimP, translating to MSVKDILFQMAEPVVQQEGFELVELEYAKEGPRWVVRVFLYAPEGVSLDDCQRVSDALSTRFDADDPVKTPYHLEVSSPGAERVLKTDREFRIFAGRLVRLTLSEPVDVDDSGKKVQVLHGLLEAVTEESVALKGEKGHTITLPRGGVKQVRLALKSSAPAFN from the coding sequence GTGTCGGTCAAGGATATCTTGTTTCAGATGGCCGAACCGGTCGTGCAGCAGGAAGGATTCGAACTGGTCGAATTGGAATATGCCAAAGAAGGGCCCCGTTGGGTGGTCCGCGTATTCCTCTACGCGCCGGAGGGCGTGAGCTTGGACGACTGCCAACGGGTCAGCGATGCCCTCTCCACGCGGTTTGATGCAGACGATCCAGTCAAGACGCCCTACCACCTCGAGGTTTCCTCACCAGGAGCCGAACGGGTGCTCAAAACAGATCGTGAATTTCGAATCTTTGCAGGAAGGCTGGTGCGCCTGACCCTCAGTGAACCGGTCGACGTGGATGATTCGGGCAAGAAGGTTCAGGTCCTGCACGGGCTCCTGGAGGCCGTCACGGAGGAATCCGTCGCGCTGAAGGGGGAAAAGGGTCACACGATCACGCTCCCGCGAGGGGGCGTGAAGCAAGTCCGGCTAGCGTTGAAGTCCAGCGCTCCGGCGTTCAACTAG
- the nusA gene encoding transcription termination factor NusA: MSNSIKEAFSALARERGIAPSVLKDALEAALLAAYRRDPNVTQNAEVDLDLETGTFKVFAHKVIVEEVLDAKEEISLEEARAYREDAQVDETIAFDVTPKDFGRLAAQMAKQVITQRLRESERKILYDEYKDKQGATVIGTVQRVEGRNIIVNLGKLEALLPGSEQIPGERWRVGERIKIFVEEVRDTPRGVQVILSRASEGLVRELFELEVPEVIDGAVIIEGIAREAGHRTKIAVRSRDSAIDPIGACVGARGGRIQAISSELRNEKIEIIRFSPVLETYIANSLSPAKVASVTVNEEHRQALVVVPDNMLSLAIGREGQNVRLAAKLTGYRIDIKSESQLAELERQAEAYDSETGDEAAEGLATEEVTSHQPVS, from the coding sequence GTGTCCAACTCGATCAAAGAAGCTTTTTCCGCCCTGGCCCGGGAGCGCGGCATCGCGCCATCGGTGCTGAAAGATGCCTTGGAGGCCGCGCTGCTCGCCGCGTATCGGCGGGACCCCAACGTGACCCAGAATGCCGAGGTAGACCTCGACCTGGAAACCGGCACCTTCAAGGTTTTCGCCCACAAGGTCATCGTCGAAGAGGTGCTGGATGCCAAGGAGGAAATCTCGCTCGAGGAAGCCAGGGCCTACCGGGAGGACGCTCAGGTCGATGAGACCATCGCCTTCGACGTCACGCCCAAGGACTTCGGTCGCCTGGCGGCTCAGATGGCCAAGCAGGTGATCACGCAGCGCCTGCGTGAATCGGAACGTAAGATTCTGTATGACGAATACAAGGACAAGCAGGGTGCCACCGTCATCGGAACGGTCCAACGGGTCGAAGGTCGCAACATCATCGTGAACCTCGGCAAGCTGGAGGCCCTGCTGCCCGGCTCCGAACAGATCCCCGGCGAACGCTGGCGGGTCGGGGAACGCATCAAAATTTTTGTGGAGGAAGTGCGCGACACGCCTCGCGGGGTCCAGGTCATTCTCAGCCGCGCCAGCGAAGGCTTGGTGCGAGAGCTGTTCGAACTGGAGGTGCCGGAGGTGATCGACGGTGCCGTGATCATTGAAGGCATCGCCCGTGAAGCGGGCCATCGCACCAAAATTGCCGTTCGTTCCCGGGATAGCGCCATCGACCCGATCGGCGCGTGCGTGGGAGCCCGTGGTGGACGCATCCAGGCCATCAGCTCGGAACTGCGGAACGAGAAGATCGAAATCATCCGATTCAGCCCCGTGCTGGAAACCTACATCGCCAACTCCTTGTCGCCCGCCAAGGTGGCCAGCGTGACGGTGAACGAGGAACATCGCCAGGCGCTGGTGGTCGTGCCCGACAACATGCTCTCGCTGGCCATTGGACGAGAAGGACAGAACGTACGGCTCGCGGCCAAGTTGACGGGCTATCGCATCGACATCAAGAGCGAAAGCCAGCTGGCCGAGTTGGAACGGCAAGCGGAGGCTTACGATTCGGAAACCGGAGATGAGGCAGCCGAGGGTCTCGCGACCGAGGAGGTGACCAGCCATCAGCCGGTGTCGTGA
- the infB gene encoding translation initiation factor IF-2 has protein sequence MGKVQICKMAKDLNIPGKDLVQAFNDLGVEVKNHLAWVEDHEAEAVRKKLLEPKLEPAPAPVPATAAPAAAQPQVAVPARPDGRPGMAPPTPSRPIAPGMPVRPGSSLPGGPSPVALPPRPAGFNPNLRFEIRPDQRPDRFERAPGARPPGAPGAAAPGAAVPGRPAPGAPARKGEGRSDHERRRKDEEDIPAAFNKPKPGRKKSKAEMKMEREERRRARQGGGLGEAPTTIDLVGSLTVKELADRMAVKETEIIKRLFVKGILATINQTIEKETAEMIAVEMGYEVNLIDPIAQALAAVTEDHDAPEDLKSRAPIVTVMGHVDHGKTSLLDAIRETRVASGEAGGITQHIGAYMTSIHGNEICFLDTPGHEAFTAMRARGAKATDIAILVVAADDGVMPQTIEAISHAKAANVPIIVAINKVDKPDANPDRVKQELTEYELVPEEWGGQTVMVEVSAKKRLNIDHLLEMILLVAEVQELKANPDKPARGMIVEAKLSKSMGPVATVLVQNGTLRVGDAFVVGSVYGKVRALIDDRGRRVKEAGPAHPVEVLGSSDVPHAGDVFQVMPSEKEAKAVADQRALQARSEALTARSRVHLKDFYTRIQEGQKELAVIIKADVKGSNEAIEQALSQLNQRTEGTTIRILFSGNGDISETDVSLAAASDALIIGFNVKADDRAVRAAEEADVDIKLYSIIYKMIEDLENAMLGLLEPEYETVKVGQAEVRAIFKAGKQTIIAGCMVTEGKIVRQAEVKVLRAGKLIHEGKLESLKRFKDDVKEVATGYECGIAVEKYTDLVENDIIEAYITQEKAR, from the coding sequence ATGGGCAAGGTTCAAATTTGCAAAATGGCCAAGGACTTGAACATTCCTGGCAAGGACCTCGTGCAAGCCTTCAACGACCTGGGCGTCGAAGTGAAGAATCACTTGGCCTGGGTGGAGGACCACGAGGCCGAGGCGGTGCGCAAGAAGCTCCTGGAGCCCAAACTGGAGCCTGCCCCTGCCCCTGTTCCGGCGACGGCGGCACCTGCCGCTGCGCAGCCGCAGGTGGCCGTGCCGGCTCGCCCGGACGGCCGCCCCGGGATGGCCCCGCCCACGCCCTCGCGCCCGATTGCCCCCGGCATGCCCGTTCGTCCTGGTTCCAGCCTTCCGGGCGGCCCCTCGCCCGTCGCCTTGCCCCCACGGCCGGCAGGTTTCAATCCCAACCTCCGCTTCGAAATCCGACCTGACCAGCGCCCTGATCGCTTTGAGCGCGCTCCGGGGGCTCGTCCTCCAGGCGCGCCCGGCGCCGCCGCGCCTGGCGCTGCCGTGCCGGGAAGACCTGCACCGGGTGCCCCGGCCCGCAAGGGAGAAGGGCGGAGTGACCACGAACGCCGCCGCAAGGACGAAGAGGACATTCCCGCCGCCTTCAACAAGCCGAAGCCTGGGCGCAAGAAGTCCAAGGCCGAGATGAAAATGGAACGCGAAGAGCGTCGTCGCGCCCGGCAGGGCGGCGGCCTCGGCGAAGCCCCCACCACGATTGATCTGGTCGGCTCCCTGACGGTCAAGGAACTGGCGGATCGCATGGCGGTGAAGGAGACGGAAATTATCAAGCGCCTCTTCGTCAAGGGGATCCTGGCGACCATCAACCAGACCATCGAGAAAGAGACCGCCGAGATGATCGCCGTCGAGATGGGATACGAGGTCAACCTGATTGACCCCATCGCCCAAGCGCTCGCCGCCGTCACCGAGGACCACGATGCCCCGGAGGACCTGAAGTCACGTGCCCCAATCGTCACCGTGATGGGCCACGTCGACCACGGCAAGACCTCACTGCTCGACGCCATCCGGGAAACTCGGGTGGCATCCGGCGAAGCCGGAGGCATCACCCAGCACATCGGGGCCTACATGACCTCGATTCACGGCAATGAGATCTGCTTCCTGGACACCCCCGGTCACGAAGCCTTTACGGCGATGCGCGCCCGCGGCGCCAAGGCCACCGACATCGCGATTCTCGTGGTGGCGGCCGATGACGGCGTCATGCCGCAGACCATCGAAGCCATTTCGCACGCCAAGGCAGCCAACGTGCCCATCATTGTGGCCATCAACAAGGTGGACAAACCAGACGCGAATCCGGATCGGGTCAAGCAGGAACTGACCGAATACGAACTCGTGCCCGAAGAGTGGGGTGGGCAAACCGTGATGGTGGAGGTCTCTGCCAAAAAACGGCTGAACATCGACCATTTGCTCGAGATGATCCTGCTGGTGGCCGAAGTCCAGGAACTGAAGGCCAATCCGGACAAGCCGGCGCGCGGTATGATCGTGGAAGCCAAGCTGTCCAAGAGCATGGGGCCGGTTGCGACGGTGCTGGTCCAGAACGGCACCTTGCGGGTTGGCGATGCCTTCGTGGTGGGCTCCGTGTACGGCAAGGTCCGGGCGCTGATCGACGATCGTGGCCGCCGCGTGAAGGAAGCGGGACCAGCCCACCCGGTCGAGGTGCTCGGTTCATCGGACGTCCCGCACGCCGGCGACGTCTTCCAGGTGATGCCCAGCGAGAAAGAGGCGAAGGCCGTGGCGGACCAGCGCGCCCTCCAAGCCCGCAGCGAAGCGCTCACGGCGCGGAGCCGCGTCCACCTCAAGGACTTCTACACCCGCATCCAAGAGGGTCAGAAGGAGTTGGCCGTCATCATCAAGGCCGACGTCAAGGGCTCCAACGAGGCCATCGAACAGGCCCTCAGCCAGCTCAACCAGCGCACCGAGGGAACCACCATTCGGATTCTCTTCTCGGGCAACGGCGACATCTCCGAAACCGATGTCAGCCTGGCAGCGGCCTCGGACGCCCTGATCATCGGGTTCAACGTCAAGGCCGACGATCGGGCCGTGCGTGCGGCCGAAGAAGCCGACGTCGACATCAAGCTCTACAGCATCATCTACAAGATGATCGAAGACCTCGAGAACGCCATGCTGGGCCTGCTCGAGCCCGAATATGAGACCGTCAAGGTGGGTCAGGCGGAGGTTCGCGCCATCTTCAAGGCGGGCAAGCAGACCATCATCGCCGGCTGTATGGTGACAGAGGGCAAGATTGTGCGTCAGGCTGAGGTCAAGGTCCTGCGTGCAGGCAAGCTGATTCACGAAGGCAAGCTCGAAAGCCTCAAGCGGTTCAAGGATGACGTCAAGGAAGTCGCCACGGGCTACGAGTGCGGTATCGCCGTGGAGAAGTACACCGACCTGGTGGAAAACGACATCATCGAGGCCTACATCACCCAGGAAAAGGCGCGCTGA
- the rbfA gene encoding 30S ribosome-binding factor RbfA has translation MSHRSTRVAEAIKVEVGALLLHRLKDSRVPSERVSVTNVEVSGDLRHATIFVSVLGDEDQQKQALEGLRSAAGFIRSALGKAIQLRSTPEVHFKLDHSIEHGAHILALLNRLSQEREQSGQREGQDAS, from the coding sequence ATGTCGCACCGTTCCACTCGCGTTGCGGAGGCCATCAAGGTGGAGGTGGGGGCGCTGCTCCTGCATCGCCTGAAAGACAGTCGCGTGCCCAGCGAACGGGTATCGGTCACCAATGTGGAAGTCAGTGGCGACTTGCGTCACGCGACCATCTTCGTGAGCGTACTCGGCGATGAAGACCAGCAAAAGCAAGCCCTCGAAGGCCTTCGTTCCGCGGCCGGTTTCATCCGCAGTGCCTTGGGAAAAGCCATTCAGTTGCGCAGCACCCCTGAAGTCCACTTCAAGCTGGACCATTCCATCGAACATGGCGCCCACATTCTCGCGCTGTTGAACCGGCTCAGTCAGGAACGCGAGCAGAGCGGGCAACGGGAAGGCCAGGACGCCAGTTGA
- the truB gene encoding tRNA pseudouridine(55) synthase TruB, translated as MTELPPFGMLSLLKPPGMTAHDVVGVVRRRLRHRQVGHSGTLDPAAAGVTVVAVGKATRLLRFLRGGKRYRAEVLFGLGTDSADLEGHVVERQDASRLNGQALEEAMTAFRGDIRQRPPMTSAVHVNGKRLYELARAGQTLAPEAIPERRVTIETLDLLSFEPGAIARAHLDVACSAGTYIRSLAVDIGAAVGLPACLGFLLRTEAGDAHLGTAQTLEAFEEAPRWLPQETWLGHMPALTIDAAAVEDIRHGRRINGHLPGEGRLLDPEGQLVAIAAPQDDQLQPLLVL; from the coding sequence ATGACCGAGTTGCCTCCCTTCGGAATGCTGTCGCTGCTCAAACCCCCAGGGATGACGGCCCACGATGTCGTCGGGGTGGTGAGGCGGCGCTTGCGACATCGCCAGGTGGGCCACAGCGGGACCCTCGACCCGGCGGCCGCCGGCGTGACCGTAGTGGCGGTGGGCAAGGCCACCCGCCTGCTGCGGTTTTTACGGGGGGGCAAGCGCTATCGCGCCGAGGTCCTGTTCGGTCTCGGCACGGATTCCGCCGATTTGGAAGGCCATGTCGTGGAGCGCCAGGATGCGAGCCGGTTGAACGGCCAAGCGCTTGAGGAGGCCATGACGGCCTTCCGGGGAGACATTCGCCAGCGCCCCCCCATGACCTCGGCGGTTCATGTGAATGGCAAGCGCCTGTACGAACTGGCCCGGGCAGGCCAGACGCTGGCCCCCGAAGCCATTCCGGAACGCCGGGTCACCATTGAAACATTGGATTTGCTGTCCTTCGAGCCCGGGGCGATCGCCCGGGCTCACCTGGACGTGGCGTGTTCGGCCGGAACCTACATCCGCTCTCTGGCGGTGGATATCGGGGCAGCCGTGGGGCTCCCCGCGTGTCTGGGATTCCTGTTGCGCACCGAAGCTGGCGATGCGCACCTCGGGACGGCCCAAACGCTGGAGGCCTTCGAAGAGGCACCACGCTGGCTGCCACAGGAGACCTGGTTGGGGCATATGCCGGCCCTCACCATCGACGCCGCGGCCGTGGAGGATATCCGGCACGGGCGACGCATCAATGGCCACTTGCCGGGCGAGGGGCGCCTGCTGGATCCGGAGGGGCAACTTGTGGCAATCGCCGCGCCACAGGACGATCAACTGCAACCCCTGCTGGTGCTTTGA
- a CDS encoding alkaline phosphatase family protein produces the protein MRPIIALSLSVLLCTSACAVRLGHSGHATKRAVVVTLDGAGERIVEAMLAQGHMPNLARLKARGVWPDYSRTNFPSKTAAGHAALWTGAMSDVNGITSNRVFRMPRHAHTITEVTDGFSSENLLAEPIWVTAARAGKRAVVVQATHVAPVSTYEPGGRWGGPFPGSLTLLDGYAGEMGQDAVYNDSLNWRPASGWTDPIPGPEPMEHAIKLDERNWWALAFDDPDDPTVGYDTLALAPHKAGSRTLLKVGDWTEGLRLDTARGRAYTTFHLFDLHPQLASWSLYRSGVAMGVSNHPEAAETWYGKDTPFFPQGPAKLWSKGAFGRTLFEAGDGVAERRYLGVVQHITSLARRRLEKLLQRQDWELGVYYLPFPDEALHQMYGAVDPTSPSRDELHSAATERQLAQVCRAVDGALAPLADAEDTVVAIASDHGMAGLKWNFSPNFVLRQAGLLALDRQGQVDLKRTRALYPDTDGGFVVLNHRRYKGGIVTASETETVLKQVEAAFASARDAQGNPIVVRTLRGSGAEAQSLGIGGPRSGDLYLDLAPGYYFDAALEARALVSPQPFGRGGHIFDPRRADMHAFMVLAGPGLKRGVEIPAVTNADLAPTLCRLLGIPKPAHATGAVIEAGLTPTE, from the coding sequence ATGAGGCCCATCATCGCTCTGTCCCTGTCCGTCCTCCTCTGCACGTCCGCCTGTGCCGTGCGCTTGGGACACTCCGGTCACGCCACCAAACGCGCCGTGGTCGTGACGCTGGATGGAGCCGGCGAACGCATTGTGGAGGCCATGCTGGCGCAAGGTCACATGCCCAACCTGGCCCGCTTGAAAGCGCGAGGGGTGTGGCCCGATTACAGCCGCACGAATTTCCCCTCCAAGACGGCGGCGGGCCATGCGGCCTTGTGGACCGGCGCCATGTCCGACGTGAATGGCATCACCAGCAACCGCGTCTTCCGGATGCCTCGCCACGCCCATACCATCACCGAGGTTACCGACGGTTTCAGCAGTGAAAACCTGCTGGCTGAGCCCATCTGGGTCACGGCGGCCCGTGCAGGCAAGCGCGCCGTGGTGGTGCAAGCGACCCACGTGGCGCCGGTCAGCACCTACGAACCAGGCGGACGCTGGGGGGGGCCCTTCCCCGGCAGCCTGACCCTGCTGGACGGTTATGCCGGGGAGATGGGTCAGGATGCCGTTTATAACGACAGCTTGAACTGGCGCCCAGCGTCCGGGTGGACCGACCCGATTCCTGGCCCCGAGCCGATGGAGCATGCCATCAAGCTGGATGAGCGGAACTGGTGGGCGCTGGCCTTCGATGACCCGGATGACCCCACCGTCGGTTATGACACATTGGCCTTGGCTCCGCACAAGGCCGGCAGCAGAACCCTGCTGAAAGTCGGCGATTGGACCGAGGGCCTCCGTCTGGACACGGCCCGTGGCAGGGCCTACACCACCTTCCACCTGTTCGACCTGCATCCCCAACTCGCCAGCTGGAGCCTGTACCGCTCCGGAGTCGCGATGGGCGTCTCCAACCATCCTGAAGCGGCCGAGACCTGGTACGGCAAGGACACCCCGTTTTTCCCACAGGGCCCGGCCAAGCTGTGGTCCAAGGGGGCCTTCGGTCGCACGCTGTTTGAAGCGGGCGATGGTGTGGCCGAACGTCGCTATCTCGGCGTGGTGCAACACATCACGAGCCTGGCCCGTCGTCGACTGGAAAAGCTCCTCCAGCGTCAAGACTGGGAACTGGGCGTGTACTATTTGCCGTTTCCCGATGAAGCCCTCCACCAGATGTACGGCGCCGTCGACCCCACCAGCCCCAGCCGCGATGAGCTACATTCTGCCGCCACCGAGCGGCAGTTGGCCCAGGTGTGTCGGGCAGTGGATGGCGCCCTTGCGCCGCTTGCCGACGCGGAGGACACGGTGGTGGCGATCGCCTCGGACCACGGCATGGCTGGCCTGAAATGGAACTTTTCTCCCAACTTTGTCCTGCGCCAGGCTGGATTGTTGGCGCTCGACCGCCAGGGCCAGGTGGATTTGAAACGCACCCGGGCCCTCTACCCGGACACGGACGGAGGGTTCGTGGTGCTCAACCACCGTCGATACAAGGGCGGAATCGTCACCGCCTCCGAGACTGAAACGGTGCTGAAACAGGTTGAGGCCGCCTTTGCCAGTGCCAGAGACGCGCAAGGAAACCCGATCGTCGTTCGTACGCTGCGCGGAAGCGGAGCCGAAGCCCAGAGTTTGGGAATCGGAGGCCCACGTTCAGGTGATCTGTACCTGGATCTCGCCCCCGGCTACTACTTCGATGCCGCGCTGGAAGCCAGGGCCCTGGTCTCACCGCAACCCTTCGGGCGAGGGGGGCATATTTTTGATCCGCGTCGAGCCGATATGCACGCCTTCATGGTGCTGGCCGGACCGGGCCTGAAACGAGGCGTGGAAATCCCCGCGGTGACCAATGCCGACCTCGCGCCCACGCTCTGTCGCCTGCTGGGCATCCCGAAGCCGGCGCACGCCACGGGCGCGGTGATTGAGGCCGGCCTGACCCCGACCGAATGA
- a CDS encoding MATE family efflux transporter: protein MSPTAALAEPLPFPRHSWTAIWQLCWPLVLTMTASAAVGLLDTWIAGQFSPQSQAVVGLSMQLVLLINATTTAVAIGAQAIVARFVGGGDWLQAGRAARQALLLGGGLSLLVLPLVWVGAPWLFQVMGTQAAVQEVGTQYLRHLALGLLPMDLLIVAHAILRARGHTRAVLAATLVETGLWSLVSLTFGWIWGGGLAALATAFIVGKLGGLAAAWHFVRQTRLYRVSAAPWRLDLGWSRRILRVGLPAGAQVILRNLGMMAYFWILGRLNHPTEVVAAFSIGFRVESLAFLPVFALNIAASTLVGQSLGAAHPDQAEAGTWRIVGAGIAVMTAFGLAFFFGAEPLAALFTSDPLVQGYAVDYLRIMAVSEPFLALAMVLNGALQGAGDARAPLVAVMIFQIALRVPLAYLAAITLGWGAVGAWWAMTASMVAQAVGMLWYFRLGRWRHQSV, encoded by the coding sequence ATGAGCCCCACCGCCGCCCTGGCTGAACCCCTGCCATTCCCCCGCCACTCCTGGACCGCCATCTGGCAACTGTGCTGGCCGCTGGTCCTGACCATGACGGCCAGTGCCGCCGTGGGCCTGCTCGATACCTGGATTGCAGGGCAGTTCAGCCCCCAGAGCCAGGCCGTCGTGGGCCTTAGCATGCAACTGGTCTTGCTGATCAACGCCACGACCACCGCAGTCGCCATCGGCGCCCAGGCCATCGTGGCTCGTTTCGTGGGAGGCGGCGACTGGCTTCAGGCCGGCCGGGCGGCCCGTCAGGCCCTCTTGCTCGGAGGGGGATTGTCGCTGCTGGTCCTTCCTCTCGTCTGGGTCGGCGCCCCGTGGTTATTTCAGGTCATGGGCACCCAGGCAGCCGTCCAGGAAGTGGGCACCCAATACCTGCGCCACCTGGCCCTGGGCTTGTTGCCGATGGACCTGCTGATCGTGGCCCACGCGATCCTCCGCGCCCGGGGACATACCCGGGCCGTGCTGGCCGCCACCCTGGTTGAGACAGGCCTGTGGAGCCTGGTGTCGCTGACCTTCGGATGGATCTGGGGCGGAGGCCTCGCCGCCCTGGCGACCGCCTTCATCGTCGGCAAGTTGGGAGGGCTGGCCGCCGCCTGGCACTTCGTCAGGCAGACGCGGCTGTATCGCGTCTCTGCTGCACCCTGGCGTCTCGATCTGGGATGGTCCCGGCGCATCCTGCGAGTAGGCCTGCCCGCGGGCGCCCAGGTCATCCTGAGGAACCTCGGCATGATGGCTTACTTCTGGATCCTGGGACGTCTGAATCATCCGACCGAGGTGGTTGCAGCCTTTTCGATCGGCTTTCGAGTCGAGTCCCTGGCCTTCCTGCCCGTCTTCGCCCTGAACATCGCCGCCTCCACCCTGGTGGGGCAAAGCCTCGGAGCTGCCCATCCAGACCAGGCCGAAGCGGGCACCTGGCGCATCGTTGGCGCGGGCATCGCGGTCATGACGGCCTTCGGGTTGGCCTTCTTTTTTGGCGCCGAACCGTTGGCCGCCCTGTTCACCTCCGACCCGCTGGTGCAGGGCTACGCGGTCGACTACCTGCGCATCATGGCCGTATCCGAACCTTTTTTGGCCCTTGCGATGGTCCTCAACGGCGCCCTGCAAGGAGCGGGTGATGCGCGCGCCCCGCTGGTGGCAGTGATGATCTTTCAGATCGCGCTCAGGGTTCCCCTGGCCTACCTGGCGGCCATCACGCTGGGTTGGGGTGCCGTCGGCGCTTGGTGGGCCATGACCGCTTCGATGGTGGCGCAGGCGGTCGGGATGTTGTGGTATTTCCGCCTGGGAAGGTGGCGTCACCAGTCGGTCTGA